A genome region from Geoalkalibacter ferrihydriticus DSM 17813 includes the following:
- a CDS encoding Wadjet anti-phage system protein JetA family protein: MLFGKLPDDIFRPLAGPNRHLFEKVLKRLHTLFFDDDNPDSDAPRREIVQHEIYQVLAIEETLALKDEEAEAVYDTIPLAADYIYRRLVNTGWLEPEEDGYHTNVVPNPNARLLLEALLGIEAHEKKNYGRTVISILAHIESAINNPKERGIVFLDAVSQTREFSNHLRGILYSLKEVQDLLAKINDPKKVLASFFEEFVENILIADYKTLNSADNPFRFRGRIISLLQQAEHIDSIFHPLVEAYASHFSIGEDDAAARLRRDMDYISRVFRSVDRRLEKIDSFCSRLQNRMEETVRFIDRTMPGISNRLVDLLSSLGPVLQDDGDLPDIPGPLLSNQTKVLSPFSLYSPRGRKEKPAAQVLRPKSVNPEVKLRKELIRRFMKKRAFEPHRVVMYLDRQMGARTVMSASEFEILTVDDLISFLLIRHLPKMYGRGQFKAKAYSVRRKKDLVQTDWISCPNFIVERRKNA, translated from the coding sequence ATGCTTTTCGGCAAGCTCCCAGACGATATCTTTCGGCCCCTAGCCGGTCCTAATCGCCACCTCTTCGAGAAGGTGCTCAAGCGTCTCCACACGCTCTTCTTTGATGACGACAACCCGGACTCCGACGCGCCGCGGCGCGAGATCGTTCAGCACGAGATCTATCAAGTGTTGGCAATCGAGGAAACTCTCGCCCTGAAAGACGAGGAGGCCGAGGCGGTCTACGACACGATTCCGCTGGCCGCCGATTACATTTATCGCCGCCTCGTTAACACCGGATGGCTGGAGCCCGAGGAGGACGGATACCACACCAACGTTGTTCCCAACCCGAACGCCAGGCTCTTATTGGAGGCTTTGCTCGGAATTGAGGCGCACGAAAAAAAGAACTACGGCCGAACAGTCATCTCGATCCTTGCCCACATTGAATCAGCGATCAACAACCCGAAGGAACGGGGCATCGTTTTTCTGGATGCCGTTTCACAAACTCGGGAGTTCTCCAACCATCTCAGGGGCATTTTGTACAGCCTGAAAGAGGTGCAGGATCTTCTGGCTAAGATCAATGACCCCAAGAAGGTGCTGGCCTCCTTCTTCGAAGAGTTCGTTGAGAATATCCTTATCGCAGACTACAAAACACTCAATTCAGCCGATAATCCATTCCGTTTTCGTGGACGGATTATCAGCTTGCTCCAGCAGGCCGAGCATATCGACAGCATTTTTCATCCCCTTGTGGAGGCGTATGCCTCTCACTTCAGTATTGGCGAAGATGATGCCGCTGCGCGTCTTCGGAGGGATATGGACTACATTTCCAGGGTTTTCCGGTCAGTAGACAGACGCCTGGAAAAAATCGATTCCTTCTGTTCCCGACTTCAAAACAGGATGGAGGAGACCGTTCGCTTTATCGATCGAACTATGCCTGGCATATCCAATCGGCTTGTCGATCTTCTCAGCAGTCTCGGTCCAGTTCTACAGGATGATGGTGATCTCCCGGACATCCCAGGCCCCCTTCTTAGCAATCAGACCAAGGTCCTAAGCCCCTTCAGCCTATACAGTCCCCGCGGTCGCAAAGAAAAACCGGCGGCGCAGGTTCTCAGGCCCAAATCAGTGAATCCAGAGGTGAAGCTGCGCAAGGAACTCATCCGCCGGTTTATGAAAAAAAGAGCTTTCGAACCACACCGGGTCGTGATGTATCTCGACCGACAGATGGGCGCGCGGACGGTGATGAGCGCCTCCGAATTCGAAATCCTAACAGTAGACGACCTGATTTCTTTTTTGCTCATCCGACATCTACCCAAAATGTATGGCCGTGGTCAGTTCAAGGCCAAAGCATACAGTGTCAGACGAAAGAAGGATTTAGTTCAGACGGACTGGATCTCTTGTCCCAACTTCATCGTCGAAAGGCGTAAAAATGCTTAA
- a CDS encoding DUF4194 domain-containing protein, whose product MLKDLKRIVEQNELIEADHLRRAAAVLLERQFLYSDADKDRKVYSALVNFSDYYRSLFDAMNHEYIHDREIGMVGILPRGRTNSLRLKKEEALLLLTLRLVYEDALENFRIKNNCAYTNSEKVLAKYEVSTGVDKRPLLTELRRILNDFRRMGVIDDIEENERVIDFRIRPAIRYVLNESWFRTLEVYAGIQSAGNLDPAEVDEIDAEEIEGAQDEASR is encoded by the coding sequence ATGCTTAAAGATCTGAAGAGGATCGTCGAGCAGAACGAGCTAATCGAAGCCGACCACCTGCGGCGCGCGGCGGCCGTCCTCCTAGAGAGGCAGTTCCTGTATTCCGATGCCGATAAGGATAGGAAAGTGTACTCCGCCCTAGTAAATTTCTCGGATTACTATCGCAGCCTATTCGATGCAATGAATCACGAGTATATCCATGACCGGGAAATTGGCATGGTCGGCATTCTGCCTCGGGGTCGTACCAATTCGCTGCGGCTTAAAAAGGAGGAAGCCCTCTTGCTCCTTACTCTGCGCCTCGTCTACGAGGATGCTTTGGAGAACTTCAGGATTAAAAACAACTGCGCATACACCAACTCGGAGAAGGTGCTGGCGAAGTACGAGGTCTCGACCGGCGTCGACAAGCGACCGCTGCTCACGGAGCTTCGCCGCATTCTCAACGACTTCAGGCGCATGGGGGTTATCGACGACATCGAAGAAAACGAGAGGGTGATCGATTTTCGTATCCGTCCAGCCATCCGGTACGTGCTCAACGAAAGTTGGTTTCGTACGCTGGAGGTTTATGCTGGAATCCAATCCGCCGGAAATCTGGACCCTGCTGAGGTTGATGAAATCGATGCTGAGGAAATCGAGGGGGCACAAGATGAAGCATCTCGTTAA
- a CDS encoding SbcC/MukB-like Walker B domain-containing protein produces MKHLVKIIFVQWYLFDIQEIPIVGTTAVLGGNGAGKSSILDGVQVVLAGGDKNKIYLNKGSNERSARTIREYCLGIVSDPNAPVKLPSRDRANTYIVLCFYDDQKDEHICAGVAIWATAAEPREDILGYFITKGAPLSVDDFNEDTSEGAASLPWARVKDRLTRRFRLGESLELPNKGPGDFTRKFYTHMSAEPAMPMSAPTVVKSLLSAISFKPINDPTKFVRENMLDSDHINIRDLSESLKFWRGLRDKAVKTSELISELSDLDRICRNVEGLDGEILHHEHASYAARIEMCYELASPVQMELDEINDDLVRLDKEAKELEEEKETVQKKLWEKQRDLEKEDVTQRIQKLEDERNIKEKNLRQTRSSIDSRRMDCLSLKTLSDGASNIPEELSSAAKELLAEADIDDLLGQAWPQSPTHFDMLVEKFTKASTNALPSISAQSANLWQQIVPLQENKRELEAQAAMLARKQAPIGKATRGLMELLAKNQIEATPLCDLIDVSDERWRDTIEAVLGNAREALIVPPEKNKARDAIRIYRYEGKGFRGSLVVNTTKTAEWENLSKKDSLAEKVTTDDPHARAFINLRLGNIICVEKESDLLQHRRAATTDLMLASGGTVTMMSEVPYSILGRQNREALRVRLSKLIETKAVEIEKLTAHQNRVEDAVQIIKGFVAKFTNAECVTDLASERRSLEDRIEELISEIELLNQKENTKLKQLITDLKGTLDDVVKRLMEARSEAESKREFRVHLSNFIAEREREAEAFEASLGEIREDSRLDPALASETLYRLRVRFAESENVYEAVINHIHGHLESRRKTRATSKEKVMVGLTNFLSKNFAQTFLLGDGALDFETFEQRAKFIAEEKTRLEETTLAEYETRAENALKEVEVTFRTKFISRLVERLGAVRDNIAGLNKILKNRPFHGEIYQFRCVANPELDKVIKFAKAIEEDRSSQYMGGLFDPANDPDSPHREAIEFINWAFQDDDAAKLVSDYRNYYVFDVEMFDRDGNKVANLKHRIAKGSGGENMAPFYVAIGSSLSASYRITKRLNGTVAGGMNLAPFDEAFSKLDAANCFNCLEFLKDTGLQVLLAAPDEKYPTLAAQVDTVVWVYRDGVDVEIETEFLSTKAHDLLRSDNPFFIKKEDDGTEKESDSISIERSVVGGT; encoded by the coding sequence ATGAAGCATCTCGTTAAGATCATTTTCGTCCAGTGGTATCTGTTTGATATCCAAGAAATTCCGATCGTCGGCACTACCGCCGTTCTCGGTGGCAATGGAGCAGGAAAATCCTCCATTCTGGACGGGGTACAGGTCGTCCTGGCCGGTGGCGACAAAAACAAGATTTATCTAAACAAGGGGAGCAACGAACGCTCAGCACGAACAATTCGCGAATACTGCCTCGGAATTGTCAGTGATCCCAATGCGCCGGTGAAACTCCCGTCCCGCGACAGGGCGAATACCTATATCGTCCTGTGCTTCTATGACGATCAGAAGGACGAACATATCTGCGCTGGGGTTGCTATATGGGCAACGGCGGCGGAGCCAAGAGAGGACATCCTCGGGTATTTCATTACAAAAGGTGCCCCCCTTTCAGTCGATGATTTCAACGAAGATACATCTGAAGGGGCAGCATCCCTTCCCTGGGCACGCGTCAAAGACCGCCTGACTCGTCGGTTCAGGTTGGGCGAATCACTTGAGCTTCCCAACAAGGGCCCAGGGGATTTCACCCGCAAGTTCTACACGCACATGAGCGCTGAGCCGGCCATGCCGATGAGCGCTCCCACTGTGGTCAAGTCTCTTTTGTCAGCCATCTCCTTCAAACCAATCAATGATCCGACGAAATTCGTCCGGGAGAACATGCTCGACAGCGATCACATCAATATCCGTGATCTCAGTGAATCGCTGAAATTTTGGCGCGGCCTGCGCGATAAGGCCGTGAAAACCAGTGAGCTAATTTCGGAGCTCTCTGATCTCGATCGAATCTGTCGCAACGTTGAGGGTTTGGATGGAGAGATTCTCCATCACGAGCACGCATCGTACGCTGCACGCATTGAAATGTGCTATGAGCTGGCCAGCCCCGTTCAGATGGAACTGGACGAGATTAACGACGATCTCGTGCGCCTTGACAAAGAAGCTAAGGAGTTGGAGGAGGAAAAAGAGACGGTTCAGAAAAAACTTTGGGAAAAACAACGTGACCTGGAAAAGGAGGATGTCACTCAGCGGATTCAGAAACTGGAGGATGAGAGGAATATTAAGGAGAAAAACCTACGTCAGACAAGGAGTTCTATCGACTCCAGGCGTATGGATTGTCTAAGCCTCAAAACCCTGAGCGATGGCGCATCCAACATTCCTGAGGAGCTTTCCAGTGCTGCCAAAGAGTTGCTCGCCGAGGCCGATATCGACGATTTGCTCGGGCAGGCATGGCCGCAGTCACCGACTCATTTCGACATGTTGGTTGAAAAGTTTACAAAAGCCTCCACCAACGCTTTGCCTTCGATTTCCGCTCAGTCCGCAAATCTCTGGCAGCAAATTGTGCCGTTGCAAGAGAATAAGAGGGAACTAGAGGCGCAAGCTGCCATGCTCGCCAGAAAGCAGGCTCCTATAGGAAAGGCGACCCGCGGCTTGATGGAACTACTCGCCAAGAATCAAATCGAGGCGACTCCCCTGTGCGATTTGATAGATGTCAGCGATGAGCGGTGGCGAGACACCATCGAAGCTGTCCTCGGTAATGCTAGGGAGGCGCTCATCGTTCCGCCGGAAAAGAACAAGGCTCGCGATGCTATCCGAATCTACCGCTATGAAGGGAAGGGGTTCCGTGGTTCGCTCGTCGTCAATACCACGAAAACTGCAGAGTGGGAGAACCTGTCGAAAAAAGACTCTTTGGCCGAGAAGGTAACTACGGATGATCCTCACGCCCGCGCCTTTATCAATTTGCGCCTCGGTAACATCATCTGTGTCGAGAAAGAATCAGATCTGCTACAGCACCGTCGAGCGGCCACGACCGATCTTATGCTCGCCTCGGGTGGCACCGTCACAATGATGTCGGAGGTGCCGTATTCCATTTTGGGAAGACAGAACCGAGAGGCGCTGCGCGTTCGCCTCTCGAAATTGATCGAAACCAAAGCAGTGGAGATTGAAAAGCTCACCGCGCATCAAAATCGCGTCGAAGACGCCGTCCAGATCATTAAGGGCTTCGTCGCCAAGTTCACCAATGCCGAATGTGTTACCGATCTTGCTTCCGAACGAAGATCCTTGGAGGATCGGATAGAGGAGTTAATTAGCGAAATCGAACTGCTGAATCAGAAGGAGAACACGAAACTTAAGCAGCTCATTACCGATTTGAAGGGCACTCTTGATGATGTGGTGAAAAGGTTGATGGAGGCCCGAAGTGAAGCGGAATCTAAAAGAGAATTCCGTGTCCACCTGAGCAACTTCATTGCTGAGCGAGAGAGAGAGGCCGAAGCCTTCGAGGCCTCCCTGGGGGAAATACGCGAAGATTCCCGTCTCGATCCGGCGCTCGCCTCGGAAACCTTGTACAGACTGCGCGTCCGCTTCGCCGAGAGCGAAAATGTTTATGAAGCTGTGATCAATCACATTCATGGGCACCTCGAAAGCCGGCGGAAAACTCGCGCCACCTCCAAGGAAAAGGTCATGGTGGGTCTTACGAATTTTCTCAGCAAAAACTTTGCACAGACATTTTTGCTGGGTGATGGCGCACTTGACTTCGAGACTTTTGAACAGCGGGCGAAGTTCATTGCTGAAGAGAAAACGCGCCTGGAGGAGACAACTCTCGCAGAATACGAGACAAGGGCGGAGAACGCTCTGAAGGAAGTAGAGGTCACCTTCCGTACCAAATTCATCAGTCGTCTCGTCGAACGCCTCGGGGCAGTGCGCGACAATATTGCCGGGCTGAACAAAATTCTCAAAAACCGCCCCTTCCACGGGGAAATCTACCAGTTTCGCTGTGTCGCCAATCCTGAATTGGACAAAGTCATTAAATTCGCAAAGGCGATTGAAGAAGACCGCTCCAGCCAATACATGGGCGGTCTTTTCGACCCGGCCAACGATCCCGATTCGCCGCACCGTGAAGCGATCGAGTTCATCAACTGGGCTTTTCAGGACGATGACGCCGCCAAACTCGTCTCCGACTACCGTAACTACTATGTCTTCGATGTGGAGATGTTCGACCGTGATGGGAATAAAGTAGCAAACCTCAAGCACCGCATAGCCAAAGGTTCCGGAGGAGAGAACATGGCGCCGTTCTATGTGGCCATCGGGTCCTCTCTTTCCGCCTCATATCGAATCACCAAAAGACTCAATGGCACAGTGGCGGGAGGGATGAATCTAGCTCCCTTTGATGAGGCATTTTCAAAACTTGATGCTGCCAACTGTTTTAACTGTCTGGAATTTCTTAAGGATACCGGTCTACAAGTGCTGTTGGCAGCGCCCGACGAAAAGTACCCGACACTGGCCGCACAGGTCGACACGGTCGTCTGGGTTTATCGCGACGGCGTTGACGTCGAGATTGAGACGGAATTCTTGTCAACGAAAGCGCATGACCTACTACGCTCCGATAATCCCTTTTTCATAAAAAAAGAAGATGATGGAACCGAGAAGGAATCGGATTCTATATCCATCGAGCGTTCCGTTGTCGGGGGCACCTGA
- a CDS encoding Wadjet anti-phage system protein JetD domain-containing protein produces the protein MNPGHDLLRKLFQIWQRNPDGKQRKTLTITKERAPAYFQTIDPDAKDQLHACLKNAAAEGCIELVWGKHFESHLLRKIILLDGETLGRFLGVPLAREIAAEAQAKLMFHVPPEESWLSDLVARVAEKWSRGEAAYRISPGEVGEVKLLIDALGAVKEGKQKGLDLRTFSARVLGDSKAMERMYDRFARIWNEQFDTGLEPKELFESLGLVKFPQPLFFKGPVRIKSGGDWLNMEPLKWGFGIPPDAIEDIAFALMPSYILTIENLASFNRHVREVDDEGLIVFSAGFLNPHTAEVIQTLERKLDSHTPFFHWGDIDVGGLRIANHLQAQIRRDLRLHLMSPEILSRHGEMVTGSLPRFRAKSISPQIQDLMDALVSHDPAIILEQESIDPQPPQIP, from the coding sequence ATGAACCCTGGTCATGATCTCCTTCGGAAGCTTTTCCAAATCTGGCAGCGAAATCCGGATGGAAAACAGAGAAAGACCCTTACGATCACAAAGGAGCGGGCTCCAGCATATTTTCAGACAATCGATCCCGATGCCAAAGATCAGTTACATGCTTGCTTGAAAAACGCCGCCGCCGAGGGATGCATCGAGCTGGTTTGGGGAAAGCATTTTGAAAGCCATCTTCTGCGCAAAATCATCCTCCTGGACGGAGAAACGCTAGGACGATTTTTGGGAGTGCCGCTCGCCCGCGAGATTGCCGCCGAAGCACAGGCGAAGTTGATGTTCCATGTCCCCCCTGAAGAGTCTTGGCTCTCGGATCTTGTTGCCCGGGTAGCAGAAAAATGGTCCCGTGGAGAGGCAGCTTACCGGATTTCCCCTGGAGAGGTCGGGGAAGTTAAGCTCCTGATCGACGCCTTGGGCGCGGTTAAAGAAGGCAAACAGAAAGGCCTCGATTTACGCACCTTCAGCGCCAGGGTACTGGGTGACTCGAAGGCGATGGAGAGAATGTACGACCGCTTCGCCCGCATCTGGAATGAACAGTTCGATACTGGCTTGGAGCCAAAGGAGCTTTTCGAAAGTCTGGGCCTAGTCAAATTCCCACAACCCCTGTTTTTCAAAGGGCCAGTGAGGATAAAAAGTGGGGGAGATTGGCTGAACATGGAGCCCCTAAAATGGGGATTCGGAATTCCTCCCGATGCGATTGAAGATATCGCGTTTGCGCTAATGCCCTCCTATATTCTGACGATCGAGAATCTCGCCTCCTTTAACCGGCATGTACGTGAGGTGGATGATGAAGGTCTAATCGTCTTTTCCGCCGGCTTTCTCAATCCGCATACAGCAGAGGTAATTCAGACCCTTGAACGCAAACTGGACTCTCATACTCCCTTTTTTCACTGGGGGGATATCGACGTCGGAGGTCTCCGCATCGCCAATCATCTGCAGGCGCAAATCCGAAGGGACCTTCGACTCCATCTGATGAGTCCCGAAATCCTTTCACGGCACGGAGAAATGGTCACTGGCAGCCTGCCGCGGTTCAGGGCAAAATCCATAAGCCCGCAGATTCAGGATTTGATGGACGCCTTGGTGAGTCATGACCCAGCTATTATTTTGGAGCAGGAAAGTATCGACCCGCAGCCTCCACAGATTCCCTGA